The following coding sequences lie in one Silvanigrella aquatica genomic window:
- the betA gene encoding choline dehydrogenase produces MAKTQYDFIIVGGGSAGCVLANRFSTNPSNKVLVLEAGRPDYIWDIFIHMPAALMYPLGNKYYDWCYNSDPEPFMQGRRVFHGRGKVLGGCSSINGMIYIRGNPLDYQKWANQKGLEYWDYQHCLPYFNRAETRMIGADNYHGFTGPLMLETASCDNPLFHAFFEAVQEAGYPLTNDVNGFRQEGFGRFDRNINRARRISASRAYLHPVRKKRPNLHIKCRALTTKILFEGNRAVGVEYQQYGATHKVYAGEVICSGGAINSPQLLQLSGIGNGNDLKSLGIKVVENLPGVGQNLQDHLEVYVQYACKQPVSLYPALKWWNKPKIGFQWLFQRKGAAASNHFEAGGFIRSNNEVTYPNIQFHFLPLAVRYDGTSPSGGHGYQVHIGPMNSDARGRVKIRSTDAREHPSILFNYLSTDQDRREWIEAVRCARKILNQPAMDDFNAGETSPGKHIESDQEILDWVSRDAETALHPSCTCKMGEDGMSVVDPKSMRVHGVSNLRVVDASVMPFVTNGNIYAPVMMIAEKSADLILGNSPLPPAPTIYYQHETQPNLNKKYSSNELNAMT; encoded by the coding sequence ATGGCAAAAACACAATATGATTTTATAATTGTGGGAGGAGGCTCAGCGGGTTGCGTTTTAGCGAATCGTTTTAGCACAAATCCTTCAAATAAAGTTCTTGTTCTTGAGGCAGGCCGACCCGATTATATTTGGGATATATTTATTCATATGCCCGCGGCTCTTATGTATCCTTTAGGAAATAAATACTACGACTGGTGTTACAATAGCGATCCCGAACCTTTTATGCAGGGAAGAAGAGTCTTTCATGGACGCGGCAAAGTATTAGGCGGTTGTAGCTCCATCAATGGAATGATTTATATTCGTGGCAATCCTCTTGATTATCAAAAATGGGCGAATCAAAAAGGTCTCGAATATTGGGATTATCAACACTGCTTGCCGTACTTTAATCGAGCTGAAACACGCATGATAGGAGCAGACAACTACCACGGATTTACAGGTCCTTTAATGCTTGAAACAGCATCCTGTGATAACCCACTATTTCATGCTTTTTTTGAAGCTGTCCAAGAAGCAGGTTATCCCCTTACAAATGATGTGAATGGTTTCCGTCAAGAAGGATTTGGACGTTTTGATAGAAATATAAATAGAGCCAGAAGAATTTCAGCATCAAGAGCTTATCTACATCCTGTAAGAAAAAAAAGACCTAATTTGCATATAAAATGCAGAGCTCTCACAACAAAAATACTCTTTGAAGGTAACAGAGCTGTTGGCGTTGAGTACCAACAATACGGTGCAACACATAAGGTTTATGCTGGCGAAGTGATTTGCAGTGGAGGAGCTATTAATTCTCCACAACTTCTCCAGCTCTCAGGAATTGGCAACGGAAATGATTTAAAATCACTCGGAATTAAAGTTGTAGAAAATCTTCCAGGAGTTGGACAAAACTTGCAAGATCACCTTGAAGTCTATGTTCAATATGCATGCAAACAACCCGTCAGTTTATACCCCGCTTTAAAATGGTGGAATAAACCTAAAATTGGTTTTCAATGGCTTTTTCAGCGCAAAGGAGCCGCCGCAAGCAATCATTTCGAAGCAGGCGGGTTTATAAGAAGTAACAATGAAGTAACATACCCTAATATTCAATTTCATTTTCTCCCTCTAGCAGTAAGATATGACGGGACTTCTCCTTCAGGAGGACACGGATATCAAGTACACATTGGTCCTATGAATTCCGATGCACGGGGACGTGTGAAAATCCGATCAACTGACGCTCGTGAACATCCCAGTATTTTATTTAATTATTTATCAACGGATCAAGATAGAAGAGAATGGATTGAAGCCGTTCGTTGCGCTCGAAAAATATTAAATCAACCCGCCATGGATGATTTTAATGCGGGAGAGACATCACCAGGGAAGCATATTGAATCAGATCAAGAAATATTAGATTGGGTATCTCGCGATGCGGAAACTGCATTACATCCCTCTTGCACATGTAAAATGGGTGAAGATGGCATGTCCGTAGTCGATCCTAAGTCTATGCGCGTTCATGGTGTTAGCAATTTAAGAGTTGTCGATGCCTCGGTTATGCCGTTTGTTACCAATGGAAACATTTATGCTCCTGTTATGATGATTGCTGAAAAATCCGCTGATTTAATTTTAGGAAATTCCCCTCTACCACCTGCACCAACAATTTATTATCAACATGAAACGCAACCCAATTTAAATAAAAAATATTCTTCAAATGAGTTAAATGCCATGACGTAA